GTCGGACAGGAAATAATTTCAGGCCCTCTCTCACGTAGTCCGAGCGAGCGTAAAATTTCCCACGCAACTCCAACCTCAGCAACAGGATCATGAGTGAGTGACACTCGCATGGTGTCGCCCAGACCTTCCCAGAACAAAATACCAAGTCCTACCGCAGACTTAACCGCGCCGCGTACAAGAGTACCAGCCTCGGTAATGCCCACATGCTGAGGATAATCAACTTTCTCAGAAAGAAGTTTATAGGCAGCAATTGTGTTCAAAACGGACGAGGACTTGAGCGATATTTTAACATCATGAAAATTTCTTTTCTCAAGCAGTGCTACGTGTCCCAGAGCACTTTCAACCATAGCTTCAGGAGTCGGTCCGCCATATTTAGCAAGCAGAGCCTTATCAAGAGATCCACCATTTACACCTATGCGAATAGGAACCTTGCGGTCCTTCGCAGCGGAAACAACAGCGTCCACCTTATCTTCTCCGCCAATATTACCGGGATTAATACGCAAGGCATCAATGCCCGCATCAATCGCAGATAGTGCTAGGCGGTAGTCAAAATGGATATCAGCTACAAGCGGAACAGGAGAGTTCTTGCGAATTTCTACCAGAGCAGCAGCAGCC
This window of the Maridesulfovibrio frigidus DSM 17176 genome carries:
- the ispG gene encoding flavodoxin-dependent (E)-4-hydroxy-3-methylbut-2-enyl-diphosphate synthase — protein: MIKRKKTRELFIGNVGIGGDNPIRVQSMCNTDTRNVLATGAQINALAEAGCEIVRVAVPDEEAAAALVEIRKNSPVPLVADIHFDYRLALSAIDAGIDALRINPGNIGGEDKVDAVVSAAKDRKVPIRIGVNGGSLDKALLAKYGGPTPEAMVESALGHVALLEKRNFHDVKISLKSSSVLNTIAAYKLLSEKVDYPQHVGITEAGTLVRGAVKSAVGLGILFWEGLGDTMRVSLTHDPVAEVGVAWEILRSLGLRERGPEIISCPTCGRTEIELIELAQQVEDKLRGVQDVFTVAVMGCVVNGPGEAREADIGIAGGRDLGIIFRKGEVVRKVHGDENLLPEFMKEIELFLEEKKGK